One Colias croceus chromosome 28, ilColCroc2.1 DNA window includes the following coding sequences:
- the LOC123703955 gene encoding probable chitinase 10 — translation MAKDAETVLFLGVVGLAYGQPQAECPKDGHHYLIPDESDCSKYYPCVNGRKFTDAFQCPENTLFSFEIQACAHASQVKCQVGPIAIEAFSCCNSKSGKCVCRPPVEESEEIEEEIDEGEVVWLPNGCPDPRNRTVDKLLPHPDCSKYYQCVDGDLVERPCADDTYFSYEHQRCEWAHIANCTPGEIPPGVPTPAPSPGDNGNNNCNGGLCPEGEIDLLPNGCPKNYSYEMLLPHPNCEKYYQCVHGDIVARPCAKGTHFSFELQRCDWPEIAKCVPGEIPDEDCDCECDSSEETGSGGDSDDCHCENTPAPGDNNTPAPGDNNTPAPGDNNTPAPGDNNTPAPGDNNTPAPGDNNTPAPGDNELLI, via the exons ATGGCAAAAGACGCAG AGACAGTTCTCTTCCTGGGGGTCGTAGGTCTTGCCTACGGTCAACCTCAGGCCGAATGCCCTAAAGATGGCCACCATTATCTGATTCCTGACGAGTCTGACTGTTCTAAATACTACCCTTGCGTGAATGGCAGGAAATTTACCGATGCATTCCAGTGCCCTGAAAACACACTCTTTTCGTTTGAAATTCag GCCTGCGCGCACGCCTCTCAAGTAAAATGCCAAGTCGGTCCAATCGCGATCGAAGCATTTAGTTGCTGCAACAGTAAAAGCGGTAAATGCGTGTGCAGACCACCAGTAGAAGAGAGCGAAGAGATTGAAGAAGAAATTGACGAGGGAGAAGTAGTATGGCTTCCCAATGGTTGTCCAGACCCTAGGAACAGGACGGTGGACAAACTTCTGCCCCATCCAGACTGCTCGAAGTACTACCAGTGTGTGGATGGCGATCTGGTTGAGAGGCCTTGTGCTGATGATACCTATTTCAGCTATGAACATCAG CGTTGTGAATGGGCACATATAGCAAACTGCACACCTGGTGAGATACCCCCTGGTGTACCAACACCAGCACCATCCCCAGGAGACAATGGTAACAACAATTGCAACGGTGGTCTTTGCCCTGAAGGGGAAATCGATTTACTGCCAAATGGATGCCCTAAGAACTACTCGTATGAAATGCTGTTACCCCATCCCAATTGTGAGAAATACTACCAATGCGTCCACGGTGATATTGTGGCGAGGCCATGTGCCAAAGGCACACACTTCAGTTTTGAATTACAG CGTTGTGACTGGCCCGAAATAGCAAAATGCGTGCCCGGAGAGATTCCAGATGAAGATTGCGACTGCGAATGTGACAGCAGCGAAGAGACTGGCAGCGGTGGTGATAGTGACGATTGTCACTGTGAAAACACACCAGCACCTGGTGACAACAACACTCCCGCTCCCGGTGACAACAACACTCCCGCTCCCGGTGACAACAACACTCCCGCTCCCGGTGACAATAACACTCCCGCTCCCGGTGACAACAACACTCCCGCTCCCGGTGACAACAACACTCCTGCTCCTGGAGATAACG AACTACTCATATGA